A single genomic interval of Brevundimonas diminuta harbors:
- a CDS encoding Flp family type IVb pilin: protein MTKFISRFAKDESGATAIEYGLIAALIAVALITVLGTMSGSLKDTFTKVSTELDTANAG from the coding sequence ATGACCAAGTTCATCTCGCGCTTCGCCAAAGACGAATCGGGCGCCACCGCCATCGAATACGGCCTGATCGCTGCTCTGATCGCCGTCGCCCTGATCACCGTGCTTGGCACCATGAGCGGCAGCCTGAAAGACACCTTCACGAAGGTCAGCACTGAGCTCGACACCGCGAACGCCGGCTAA
- a CDS encoding pilus assembly protein N-terminal domain-containing protein, translated as MSRIPSFLIAAALIVAPVVASAQDGALNVEIDRSARVQLRGAAASIIVGNPQIADVSLVDANTMFIVGKGYGVTEVVAVDGVGRTLFQREIVVTGGSTGSVRVWRGAQATEMACGASCTPSVRSPSASAAPTAP; from the coding sequence ATGTCTCGCATCCCGTCCTTCCTGATCGCCGCCGCCCTCATCGTCGCCCCCGTCGTCGCCAGCGCCCAGGACGGCGCGCTGAATGTTGAGATCGATCGCTCGGCGCGCGTTCAGCTTCGCGGCGCCGCCGCGTCCATCATCGTCGGCAACCCCCAGATCGCAGATGTCTCGCTGGTCGACGCCAACACCATGTTCATCGTCGGCAAGGGCTATGGCGTCACTGAAGTGGTCGCTGTCGACGGCGTAGGCCGCACCCTGTTCCAGCGTGAGATCGTCGTGACAGGCGGCTCTACCGGTTCGGTTCGGGTCTGGCGGGGCGCTCAGGCGACGGAGATGGCCTGCGGCGCCTCGTGCACGCCCAGCGTCCGGTCCCCCTCGGCATCTGCTGCGCCCACAGCCCCCTGA
- a CDS encoding A24 family peptidase, translating to MDILLLTLLGVFPALVVVGGLHDLITMKIPNWISLALIGAFFPIAFLIGAAPMDVAIHIGIGFAALLVGMGMFAAGWIGGGDAKLLAASCLWMGMSGVAPFLIYTGIAGGAFCLLLMTARQYFPMVAPSVSQGWVINLMQPKGDIPYGVAIAIGALLALPESGLLLTFASGR from the coding sequence ATGGATATTCTGCTGCTCACCTTGCTCGGTGTCTTCCCGGCCCTGGTCGTCGTCGGGGGTCTGCACGACCTGATCACCATGAAGATTCCGAACTGGATCTCGTTGGCTCTGATCGGCGCCTTCTTCCCCATCGCCTTTCTGATCGGCGCCGCGCCGATGGATGTCGCCATCCATATCGGCATCGGGTTCGCGGCCTTGCTGGTCGGCATGGGCATGTTCGCCGCCGGCTGGATCGGCGGAGGCGACGCCAAGCTGCTGGCCGCCAGCTGTCTGTGGATGGGGATGAGCGGCGTCGCGCCCTTTTTGATTTACACCGGCATCGCGGGCGGGGCCTTCTGCCTGCTGCTGATGACCGCGCGTCAGTATTTTCCGATGGTCGCCCCGTCGGTGTCGCAAGGCTGGGTTATCAATCTGATGCAGCCCAAGGGCGATATTCCTTACGGCGTCGCCATCGCCATCGGCGCCCTGCTGGCCCTGCCTGAGAGCGGGCTGCTGCTGACCTTCGCCTCCGGTCGCTGA
- a CDS encoding DUF883 family protein, with protein sequence MATTKAREDIKADLKTLKEDLKTGAREETQRLRDKAAEAEAKLRAKSDEVREQARSYYDEARVKGREYYDDAAERFDEAQRYVVERVQERPLQSTAVALGVGVILGMLLAGRRR encoded by the coding sequence ATGGCCACCACCAAGGCCCGAGAAGACATCAAGGCCGACCTGAAGACCCTCAAGGAGGATCTAAAGACCGGCGCCCGCGAAGAGACCCAGCGCCTGCGCGACAAGGCCGCCGAGGCCGAAGCCAAGCTGCGCGCCAAGAGCGACGAAGTCCGCGAGCAGGCCCGCAGCTATTATGACGAGGCCCGCGTGAAGGGGCGCGAATATTACGACGACGCCGCCGAACGCTTCGACGAGGCGCAACGCTATGTCGTCGAACGCGTGCAGGAGCGTCCGCTGCAATCGACCGCCGTGGCGCTCGGCGTCGGCGTCATCCTCGGCATGCTGCTGGCCGGCCGCCGCCGCTGA
- a CDS encoding winged helix-turn-helix domain-containing protein, with protein MADDFDISRIDDVIHGRIRLGIMAYLSGAGSADFTTLKTRLQTTDGNLSVHLRKLEEAGFVAVSKSFNGRKPLTEASLTDQGRDAFVAYLDAMAGLLPER; from the coding sequence ATGGCCGACGACTTCGACATCAGCCGGATCGACGACGTCATTCACGGACGCATCCGGCTGGGGATCATGGCCTATCTGTCCGGAGCCGGATCGGCGGACTTCACCACCCTGAAGACCCGGTTGCAGACCACGGACGGCAATCTGTCGGTCCATCTGCGAAAGCTGGAAGAAGCGGGGTTCGTCGCCGTCTCCAAGAGTTTCAACGGGCGCAAGCCGCTGACTGAGGCCAGTCTGACTGATCAAGGACGCGACGCCTTCGTCGCCTATCTGGATGCGATGGCGGGCCTGCTGCCAGAGCGGTGA
- a CDS encoding tyrosine-protein phosphatase, which produces MTDRLHAFEAIDNFRDYGDYATAAGRRVKPGRLLRSAHHARASEADLERLRALDIGAVVDLRRPGERRDQPSRRPEGFSAQIIEGGVDDGAEAPHITFLKTADLTPDSGRRFMTQTYRSLPFDPSHQDVFGRYFQALADQDRPVVIHCAAGKDRTGFLAALTHHLLGVSRDDMVEDYLLTNTAVDLAGRAPGIAKQLHRMTGRVASDDAIVAFLGVEAAYLEVAFAEVEARHGSVDAYLKEALGVDTARRDRIVERLTA; this is translated from the coding sequence ATGACCGACCGCCTTCACGCCTTCGAGGCTATCGACAACTTTCGCGACTATGGCGACTACGCCACGGCGGCCGGGCGGCGCGTAAAGCCCGGCCGTCTGCTGCGTTCGGCCCATCACGCGCGGGCCAGCGAGGCGGACCTGGAGCGGCTGAGGGCGCTGGACATCGGGGCCGTGGTCGATCTGCGCCGCCCCGGCGAGCGCCGCGACCAGCCGTCGCGTCGGCCTGAAGGCTTCAGCGCGCAGATCATCGAGGGCGGCGTGGACGACGGCGCCGAGGCGCCGCACATCACCTTTCTGAAGACCGCCGACCTAACGCCGGACTCCGGCCGGCGCTTCATGACCCAGACCTATCGCAGTCTTCCGTTCGACCCGTCGCATCAGGATGTGTTCGGCCGCTATTTTCAGGCGCTGGCGGATCAAGACCGGCCCGTGGTGATCCACTGCGCGGCGGGCAAGGACCGGACGGGGTTTCTCGCCGCCCTGACCCACCATCTGCTGGGCGTGTCGCGCGACGACATGGTCGAGGACTATCTGCTGACCAACACCGCCGTCGATCTGGCGGGCCGGGCGCCCGGCATCGCCAAACAGTTGCACAGGATGACGGGTCGGGTCGCGTCGGACGACGCGATCGTCGCCTTCTTGGGGGTCGAGGCCGCCTATCTGGAGGTCGCCTTCGCCGAGGTCGAGGCGCGGCACGGCTCGGTGGACGCCTATCTGAAAGAGGCGCTGGGCGTCGATACGGCGCGTCGCGATCGGATCGTGGAGCGGCTGACCGCGTGA
- the maiA gene encoding maleylacetoacetate isomerase: protein MILHGYWRSGASYRVRIALNLKGLAFANAAHDLRKGEQKATDYVALNPQGMVPALQHGDLVLTQSPAILEWLEETHPEPALLPKAANERATVRAMAALIGCDIHPLNNLRVLKAIRSEFNADQAAVDAWAAGWITPGFDALEALVGRYGAGWSFGDAPTLVDCYLIPQMYSARRFNMDLSPWPRLLAVEQTALAHLAFASAHPDLQPDADA from the coding sequence ATGATCCTGCACGGCTATTGGCGCTCGGGCGCCAGCTACCGCGTTCGCATCGCCCTGAACCTGAAGGGGCTGGCCTTCGCCAACGCCGCTCACGACCTACGCAAGGGCGAGCAGAAGGCGACCGACTATGTGGCGCTGAACCCGCAGGGCATGGTCCCCGCGCTTCAACACGGCGATCTGGTCCTGACCCAGAGCCCGGCCATTCTGGAATGGCTGGAGGAAACCCACCCCGAACCGGCCCTGCTGCCGAAGGCGGCAAACGAGCGGGCGACCGTGCGCGCCATGGCCGCCCTGATCGGCTGCGACATTCATCCGCTGAACAATCTGCGCGTGTTGAAGGCCATCCGGTCTGAGTTCAACGCCGATCAGGCCGCCGTAGACGCCTGGGCCGCAGGATGGATCACGCCGGGCTTCGACGCGCTGGAGGCGCTGGTCGGCCGCTACGGCGCCGGATGGAGCTTCGGCGACGCCCCGACCCTGGTCGATTGCTATCTGATTCCACAGATGTATTCGGCACGACGCTTCAACATGGACCTGTCGCCCTGGCCGCGCCTGCTGGCGGTCGAACAGACCGCCCTGGCCCACCTCGCCTTCGCCTCGGCCCACCCGGACTTGCAGCCTGACGCCGACGCCTGA
- a CDS encoding TadE/TadG family type IV pilus assembly protein produces MTRFRIPSFVRSYGRDTRGIAAVEFAFLAPILILFYFSMVEFCQGYMALKRTGHVAAMVADLVSQSDSTSKTDLTDVFAIGDLIMAPFASSSLTQRVSSVTRVNATTYKVDWSVGKGISSKLTVAQAKVPSDMLANGESVIVAEAFYDYKSPFDRVAPYVTKFNRMAYLRPRTVEMIPCSGC; encoded by the coding sequence ATGACGCGCTTCCGCATCCCCTCATTCGTTCGATCATACGGACGCGACACTCGCGGCATCGCCGCAGTCGAATTCGCATTTCTCGCGCCAATCCTGATCTTGTTCTATTTCAGCATGGTGGAGTTCTGTCAGGGCTATATGGCGCTGAAACGAACTGGCCACGTCGCCGCGATGGTGGCGGACCTGGTGTCCCAGAGCGACAGCACAAGCAAAACTGACCTGACAGATGTGTTCGCAATCGGCGACCTGATCATGGCGCCGTTTGCTTCGTCTTCATTGACCCAACGCGTCAGCAGCGTCACGCGCGTGAACGCGACGACCTACAAGGTGGACTGGAGCGTTGGAAAAGGCATCTCGTCGAAACTGACGGTCGCGCAGGCCAAGGTCCCTTCAGACATGCTCGCCAACGGCGAGTCAGTGATCGTTGCCGAAGCCTTTTATGATTACAAATCACCATTCGACCGGGTCGCGCCCTATGTGACCAAGTTCAACCGCATGGCCTATCTGCGACCGCGCACCGTTGAAATGATACCTTGCAGCGGTTGCTGA
- a CDS encoding DUF1328 domain-containing protein, with protein sequence MRWAIIFLVVALVAAVLGFGGIANFSFEIAKFVAVVAIILFVIALVAGGLRGRGAPRL encoded by the coding sequence ATGCGCTGGGCAATTATCTTCCTCGTCGTGGCCCTCGTCGCGGCCGTTCTCGGCTTCGGCGGCATTGCGAACTTCTCATTCGAGATCGCCAAGTTCGTCGCCGTCGTGGCCATTATCCTGTTCGTCATCGCCCTGGTGGCCGGCGGACTGCGTGGACGCGGCGCGCCGCGACTATAG
- a CDS encoding anthranilate synthase component I family protein → MSEVFSHTVTRDAPWIDPVAVAAGLGGGDGALALLSDGGPGGRWSHVAQAPDVVRIGPVDEAAPFEALRDPLFAAGVVGLAAYDAGARPATGPRETVWPDLMLARYPAMLTFDHLERSVCATGRGATAERAMAAAERALAWLSTAARVVTPSAPADRFEAEAPASAYRDAVADVVERIGAGELFQANIARAWSGDLSPGRDPFEVFLRLQKERASPFGAYWRVGDRVLVSNSPELFLAFDPASRHIEARPIKGTRARASDPDQDQALASELRASLKDRAENLMIVDLMRNDLARVSRPGSVQVQTLFEVEHHPTVHHLVSTVTGEAKTGVGPAELLEATFPPGSITGAPKHQAMKVIAVHEPPRGPWCGSLFLIADGGALTASVLIRTAGFERKDGVWKYRTLAGAGIIADSDPAAEEAETDVKISAMRQALVGM, encoded by the coding sequence GTGAGCGAGGTTTTCAGCCACACCGTCACGCGCGACGCGCCCTGGATCGATCCGGTCGCCGTGGCGGCGGGTCTCGGCGGCGGCGACGGCGCCCTGGCCCTGTTGTCGGACGGCGGGCCGGGCGGTCGCTGGTCCCACGTCGCCCAGGCGCCGGACGTGGTGCGGATTGGCCCGGTAGATGAAGCTGCGCCGTTCGAGGCGCTGCGGGATCCGCTGTTTGCCGCCGGCGTCGTCGGTCTGGCCGCCTATGACGCGGGCGCCCGGCCGGCCACCGGACCGCGCGAAACGGTCTGGCCCGATCTGATGCTGGCGCGCTATCCCGCCATGCTGACTTTCGATCATCTTGAGCGCTCAGTGTGCGCCACGGGAAGAGGCGCGACGGCGGAGAGGGCGATGGCGGCGGCCGAGCGGGCTCTGGCCTGGCTCTCGACGGCCGCGCGGGTCGTGACGCCCTCTGCGCCGGCCGATCGTTTTGAGGCCGAGGCGCCGGCAAGCGCCTATCGCGACGCGGTCGCGGATGTGGTGGAGCGCATCGGGGCGGGGGAGCTGTTCCAGGCCAATATCGCGCGGGCCTGGTCTGGGGATTTGAGCCCTGGCCGAGATCCGTTCGAGGTGTTCCTGCGGCTGCAAAAGGAGCGGGCGTCGCCGTTCGGGGCCTATTGGCGGGTCGGGGATCGGGTGCTGGTGTCGAACTCCCCCGAACTGTTTCTCGCCTTCGATCCCGCCAGCCGCCACATCGAGGCGCGCCCGATCAAGGGCACGCGCGCGCGTGCGAGCGACCCCGATCAGGACCAAGCTCTGGCGAGCGAGCTTCGGGCCAGCCTCAAGGATCGAGCGGAAAACCTGATGATCGTGGATCTTATGCGCAACGATCTGGCGCGCGTGTCACGGCCCGGATCGGTTCAGGTGCAAACGCTGTTTGAAGTCGAACATCATCCGACGGTGCATCATCTGGTCTCGACCGTGACGGGGGAGGCCAAGACAGGGGTAGGGCCGGCCGAGCTGCTGGAGGCGACCTTCCCGCCCGGTTCGATCACCGGCGCGCCCAAGCATCAGGCGATGAAAGTGATCGCCGTGCACGAACCGCCGCGTGGGCCGTGGTGCGGTTCATTGTTCCTGATCGCGGACGGCGGCGCCCTGACCGCATCGGTCTTGATCCGAACCGCCGGTTTCGAACGGAAAGACGGCGTCTGGAAATATCGCACCCTCGCCGGCGCCGGCATCATCGCGGACAGCGATCCGGCCGCCGAAGAGGCGGAAACGGACGTCAAGATTTCAGCGATGCGACAGGCGTTGGTCGGGATGTAA
- a CDS encoding fumarylacetoacetate hydrolase family protein: MTQWLFAPRPAPSLPIVGSDQRFPVRRILCVGQNYAAHAREMGSDPDKQTPFFFTKPGDAIVSDGANPSYPSATANLHYEAELVAAIGPGEDGGVAIIGWAVGCDLTRRDLQAEAKKAGRPWDAAKGFDQSAPCGPISLGALPLPDGAIRLSVNGETRQDSVLNDMILNPDRIVAAAAALWSLQPGDLIFTGTPSGVGPVQAGDRVVVTIDGLETLSFEIQP, translated from the coding sequence ATGACCCAATGGCTGTTCGCGCCCCGCCCCGCCCCGTCCTTGCCGATCGTCGGATCGGACCAGCGGTTCCCCGTTCGCCGCATCCTGTGCGTGGGCCAGAACTACGCCGCCCATGCGCGCGAAATGGGGTCGGACCCCGACAAGCAGACGCCCTTCTTCTTCACCAAGCCGGGCGACGCCATCGTCTCGGACGGCGCAAACCCATCCTATCCGTCGGCGACCGCGAACCTGCACTACGAGGCCGAACTGGTCGCCGCGATCGGGCCGGGTGAGGACGGCGGGGTCGCCATTATCGGCTGGGCCGTAGGCTGCGACCTGACCCGCCGCGATCTTCAGGCCGAGGCCAAGAAGGCCGGCCGTCCCTGGGACGCCGCCAAGGGGTTCGATCAATCCGCGCCCTGCGGGCCCATCAGCCTGGGCGCCCTGCCTTTGCCTGACGGCGCCATCCGCCTGAGCGTCAATGGCGAAACCAGACAGGACAGCGTCCTGAACGACATGATCCTGAACCCCGACCGGATCGTCGCGGCGGCCGCCGCCCTATGGTCGCTGCAACCCGGCGACCTGATCTTCACCGGCACGCCGTCCGGCGTCGGCCCGGTTCAGGCGGGCGACCGCGTGGTCGTCACCATCGACGGTCTGGAGACGCTCAGCTTCGAGATCCAGCCATGA
- a CDS encoding TadE/TadG family type IV pilus assembly protein, producing MVAIPFFLMIFSILELGVVFVLDSVLETAAMDSGRLIRTGQAHAQGFDKTKFKAQVCSKMVVFKSDCDSRMTVDVRVIPKFSAPAVEDPITNNAMDDKKTIYNGGKAGDLILVRIWYAHPLATPLLSQAVSRIGTGKVLLTATTAFRNEPWQ from the coding sequence ATGGTCGCCATACCCTTCTTCCTGATGATCTTTTCGATCCTGGAGTTAGGCGTCGTATTTGTTCTGGATTCAGTGCTTGAAACGGCGGCCATGGATAGCGGCCGTCTCATTCGCACCGGCCAGGCTCACGCGCAGGGTTTCGACAAGACCAAGTTCAAAGCCCAGGTCTGCTCGAAGATGGTCGTATTCAAATCCGACTGCGACAGTCGAATGACCGTGGATGTGAGAGTTATTCCCAAGTTCAGCGCGCCGGCTGTCGAGGATCCAATTACCAATAACGCCATGGATGACAAAAAGACCATCTACAATGGCGGCAAGGCTGGTGATCTGATTTTGGTCCGTATCTGGTATGCACATCCTCTCGCTACGCCTCTTTTAAGCCAGGCGGTATCTCGGATCGGAACAGGCAAAGTCTTGCTTACGGCGACGACCGCTTTTCGCAATGAACCGTGGCAATGA